The Xiphophorus hellerii strain 12219 chromosome 22, Xiphophorus_hellerii-4.1, whole genome shotgun sequence genome has a window encoding:
- the LOC116713349 gene encoding uncharacterized protein LOC116713349: protein MGDRCALIGCWSRDPDGLNGAENHDYGSDPRSSTVNWTGSGPQTRPEPADRMASAGPARKPYRKAPPQHRETRHGLTPASPPPAQRPDLSQVTPSPQRREQAPPPSDSEPDVSSLSSLELYVPPPPPFRSSAHRPERHAASQSRGGHIGSAPSRRRSPVRHRPSRTQRTAPARGATPKSILKQPAAVGAEPTYDTLRKSKSVELLGDGRRGAEHRGPPSLQSLAPSSSTRTAWNWRMQVLEEKVRFSSFLDEITCRVLSPARLAQLGRPPADLRGSAHQHGRRPDTGRRSADRTRRWDGWVASIRRPDGWNQPLERAGRGDITQGAELRKVTEVRQRPRPPLSSLSLLSHIKEALSDSDRIRILQQQNEDLRHRLSLSTHKMEAMEAEFEGSRHYMEAELSRTRDDLDKMRDKFRRLQNSYTASQRANQDLEEKLHALLRKVERDKKTMDQEIVELTNKLLDAKNTIDRLEELNERYRQDCNLAVQLLKCNKSHFRNHKFADLPSELQEMLNKHMKSSLPERSPAPGGQDPDTLSLTHADVVPTSVIARVLEKPEPLVLNSAQSRERTLERKMDGSGDLWGLAFSLAVSPLRQPRFRCRSHRLRFLLLRLVLLGESAALRAAGSCLRSTPRSRKHSRVGTNGPNQSSSCLSAVLPWEWVRPSLRFCWFCSVTVCPRVSRERPTDQLDPEVLEVLTNGLKPDLQAARRLAKRLYALDGFRKSDVAPHLSKNNDFSQMVAQEYLEHFNFSGMNIDQALRTFLTRFALMGETQERERVLAHFSRRYRQCNPETLSTDDSIHTLTCAVMLLNTDLHGNNVGKRMSCSQFISNLEGLNDGKDFPKDLLKTLYSSIRNEKLQWTIDEEELRKSASELADGRTDSASQTMRRVTGGNPLVGVAQQADGELYKSGFLVRKVHADPDGKRTPRGKRGWKTFYAMLKGLVLYLQKDEYRTEREPTEDDVKNAVSVHHALAMRAADYRKRPNVFYLRTADWRVFLLQAPSAEQMQSWITRINAVAAMFSAPPFPAAIGSQKRFSRPLLPGSNTKLTQDEQLQAHENRFRAVSSELTELAATTPDRRVKGRELEEQKLRREYLEFEKTRYGTYAMLLRAKMADGGADLAAFEARLCGDGGLQRAHSSPSLPQDTAATRDKSRGAKTSRSLKTTPSSSSSSVTKSCANEGEGPKNGQRAELQKQSSKQEEAA, encoded by the exons ATGGGCGATCGATGCgccctgattggctgctggtcaCGTGACCCAGACGGACTAAATGGAGCGGAAAATCACGATTACGGCTCTGATCCCCGCAGCAGCACCGTTAACTGGACCGGTTCAG GACCGCAGACCCGACCGGAACCAGCAGACAGGATGGCGAGCGCCGGCCCGGCCAGGAAGCCGTACCGCAAGGCTCCGCCGCAGCACCGCGAGACGCGCCACGGCCTGACCCCCGCCTCGCCGCCGCCCGCCCAGCGGCCCGACCTCAGCCAGGTAACCCCGTCCCCGCAGCGCCGTGAACAGGCCCCGCCCCCCTCCGACAGCGAGCCGGACGTCTCCAGCCTGTCAAGCCTGGAGCTCTAcgtgccgccgccgccgccctTCAGGAGCTCTGCCCACCGGCCTGAACGCCACGCCGCCAGTCAGAGCAGGGGAGGTCACataggctccgccccctccagGAGACGTTCCCCGGTGCGGCACCGCCCCAGCCGGACCCAGCGGACCGCCCCTGCCCGTGGCGCCACCCCCAAAAGCATCCTGAAGCAGCCGGCCGCCGTGGGGGCGGAGCCAACCTACGACACGCTCAGGAAGTCAAAGTCGGTGGAGCTGCTGGGTGACGGGCGGCGGGGGGCGGAGCATCGGGGGCCGCCCTCGCTGCAGTCGCTGGCCCCGTCCTCCTCCACCCGGACCGCCTGGAACTGGAGGATGCAGGTTCTGGAGGAGAAGGTCCGGTTCTCCAGCTTCCTGGACGAGATCACCTGCCGTGTCTTAAGCCCTGCCCGCCTCGCACAGCTCGGCAGGCCGCCCGCAGACCTTAGAGGCTCCGCCCACCAGCACGGCCGCCGTCCCGACACCGGCCGACGGTCCGCAGACCGGACCCGGCGCTGGGACGGCTGGGTGGCGTCGATACGGCGACCCGACGGCTGGAACCAGCCTCTGGAGAGGGCGGGGCGCGGTGACATCACACAGGGGGCGGAGCTTAGAAAGGTGACTGAGGTCAGGCAGAGACCCAGACCCCCCCTGTCCAGTCTGTCCCTGCTGTCCCACATCAAG GAGGCGCTGTCGGACTCCGACAGGATCAG AatcctccagcagcagaacGAGGACCTGCGGCACCGCCTGTCACTCTCCACCCACAAGATGGAGGCCATGGAGGCGGAGTTTGAGGGCAGCCGTCACTACATGGAGGCGGAGCTCAGCCGGACCAGAGACGACCTGGACAAGATGAGGGACAAGTTCCGCAG ACTCCAGAACAGCTACACGGCGTCGCAGCGAGCCAATCAGGACCTGGAGGAGAAGCTGCACGCTCTG CTACGGAAGGTGGAGAGggacaaaaaaacaatggaCCAGGAGATCGTGGAGCTCACCAACAAACTTTTGGACGCTAAGAACACCATAGACCGCCTGGAGGAGCTCAAC gAACGCTACAGGCAAGACTGCAACTTGGCCGTTCAGTTGCTCAAATGCAACAAGTCCCACTTCAGGAACCACAAGTTTGCTGAC CTGCCCTCGGAGCTGCAGGAAATGCTCAACAAACACATGAAGTCCAGCCTCCCGGAGCGAAGCCCCGCCCCCGGCGGCCAGGACCCAGACACGCTGAGCCTGACGCACGCCGACGTCGTGCCGACCTCCGTCATCGCCCGCGTCCTGGAGAAACCCGAGCCGCTGGTTCTGAACTCGGCCCAGTCCAG AGAGCGGACGTTGGAGAGGAAGATGGACGGAAGCGGCGATCTGTGGGGGTTAGCGTTTAGCTTAGCTGTTAGTCCACTTCGACAGCCGCGCTTCCGCTGCCGGTCGCACCGCCTTCGCTTTCTCCTCCTCCGGCTAGTGCTGCTAGGCGAGTCCGCTGCGCTGCGGGCCGCTGGGTCTTGCCTCCGTAGCACTCCGAGATCACGTAAACACTCCAGA GTCGGTACCAACGGTCCAAACCAATCCAGCAGCTGTTTGTCTGCTGTGTTGCCATGGGAATGGGTCAGACCCAGCCTgcggttctgttggttctgctcAGTGACTGTGTGTCCTCGTGTCTCCAGGGAGCGTCCAACGGACCAGCTCGACCCAGAGGTTCTGGAGGTCCTGACCAACGGCCTGAAACCGGACCTGCAGGCGGCCCGGCGCCTCGCCAAGCGGCTCTACGCTCTGGACGGGTTCCGCAAGTCCGACGTGGCGCCGCACCTCAGCAAGAA TAACGACTTCAGTCAGATGGTGGCGCAGGAGTACCTGGAGCACTTCAACTTCAGCGGCATGAACATCGACCAGGCGCTCAG gacGTTTCTGACCCGGTTTGCTCTGATGGGAGAAAcccaggagagagagagagtcctCGCTCACTTCTCCAGGAGATACAGGCAGTGTAACCCCGAGACGCTGTCCACTGATG acaGCATCCACACCCTGACCTGCGCCGTCATGCTGTTGAACACTGATCTCCATGGAAAC AACGTGGGGAAGAGGATGTCCTGCAGCCAGTTCATCTCCAACCTGGAGGGACTGAACGACGGGAAGGACTTCCCCAAAGACCTGCTGAAG ACGCTGTACAGCTCCATCAGGAACGAGAAGCTGCAGTGGAccat tgatgaagaggagctgagGAAGTCGGCGTCGGAGCTGGCCGACGGCCGCACCGACTCCGCCTCCCAGACCATGCGGCGCGTCACCGGCGGCAACCCGTTGGTGGGCGTGGCCCAGCAGGCCGACGGTGAACTCTACAAGAGCGGCTTCCTGGTGAGGAAGGTCCACGCCGACCCGGACGGGAAGAGAA ctccGCGGGGGAAGAGAGGCTGGAAAACCTTCTACGCCATGCTGAAGGGTCTGGTCCTCTACCTGCAGAAG GACGAGTACCGGACGGAGCGAGAGCCGACGGAGGACGACGTGAAGAACGCCGTGTCCGTCCACCACGCCCTGGCCATGAGGGCCGCCGACTACCGCAAGAGACCCAACGTCTTCTACCTGAGGACGGCCGACTGGAGGGTCTTCCTGCTGCAGGCGCC GAGCGCCGAGCAGATGCAGTCGTGGATCACCAGGATCAACGCCGTGGCGGCCATGTTCTCTGCTCCTCCGTTCCCGGCCGCCATCGGCTCCCAGAAACGCTTCAGCCGCCCGCTGCTGCCCGGGTCCAACACCAAGCTGACCCAG GACGAGCAGCTCCAGGCCCATGAGAACCGGTTCCGGGCGGTTTCCTCGGAGCTGACGGAGCTCGCTGCCACCACGCCCGACCGCAGGGTCAAAGGTCGTgagctggaggagcagaagCTGCGGAGGGAGTACCTGGAGTTCGAG AAGACGCGGTACGGGACGTACGCCATGCTGCTGCGGGCCAAGATGGCGGACGGCGGCGCCGACCTGGCTGCCTTCGAGGCGCGGCTGTGTGGCGACGGCGGCCTGCAGAGGGCGCACTCCAGCCCCTCGCTGCCCCAAGACACCGCCGCCACCCGGGACAAGAGCCGCGGCGCCAAGACGTCCCGCAGCCTGAAGACCacgccctcctcctcctcatcctcggTGACGAAGAGTTGCGCCAATGAGGGGGAGGGGCCAAAGAACGGCCAGAGGGCGGAGCTTCAGAAGCAGAGCAGCAAGCAGGAGGAGGCGGCGTAA